TGGGGATCACGACGGGCTCACCACCCTCCATGACGGCGACCACCGAGTTCGTGGTTCCGAGGTCGATCCCGATGACTTTGCCCATGCTCTCCTCTTCTCGTTGCGGTTGGAG
This genomic interval from Gemmatimonadota bacterium contains the following:
- a CDS encoding Hsp70 family protein, encoding MGKVIGIDLGTTNSVVAVMEGGEPVVIP